A window of the Lysinibacillus irui genome harbors these coding sequences:
- a CDS encoding TVP38/TMEM64 family protein, with protein MSEWFTVENIEQIAAQYRTLGPIIGLLLPFLEAFLPFLPLVVFVVANASAFGLWLGFLLSWLGSVAGSYAVFLLVRHFGKHPKLRFLTGSKKVQKLIKWVDMNGISPLFVLLCFPFTPSVIVNIVAGLSHIHKKFYLVVLLAGKFVMILGMSVLGYDLQSLLTSPVRLVIAAVAIVILWWVGKLIEKRLNARVERDLKQSRNLTKNHDHPAS; from the coding sequence TTGAGTGAATGGTTTACTGTAGAAAATATTGAACAGATTGCGGCACAGTATCGAACACTTGGTCCAATCATTGGTTTACTGTTACCATTTTTAGAAGCGTTTTTACCATTTCTTCCTTTAGTCGTGTTCGTTGTTGCTAATGCAAGTGCATTTGGTTTATGGTTAGGATTTTTATTATCTTGGTTAGGCTCCGTAGCTGGCTCCTATGCAGTATTTTTGCTTGTCCGCCATTTTGGTAAGCATCCAAAGCTACGATTTTTAACAGGCAGTAAAAAAGTACAGAAGCTGATAAAATGGGTGGATATGAATGGTATTAGTCCTCTTTTTGTCCTCCTATGCTTTCCCTTTACACCATCTGTCATAGTGAATATTGTAGCGGGGTTGTCCCATATTCATAAAAAGTTTTACTTAGTCGTTTTACTAGCTGGAAAGTTTGTCATGATTTTAGGGATGAGTGTACTAGGCTATGATCTTCAATCCTTATTGACAAGCCCTGTAAGATTAGTGATTGCTGCAGTTGCGATTGTTATTTTATGGTGGGTAGGCAAGCTGATTGAGAAGCGATTGAACGCTCGTGTAGAAAGAGATTTAAAGCAATCGCGAAATTTGACGAAAAACCATGATCACCCTGCCAGTTAG
- a CDS encoding DUF418 domain-containing protein, translated as MELKPTMLQERIATLDILRGISLVGILLVNMYTFYLPMPHIDLASWFTTPSDIVWQQNIEIYVQGSFYPLFAMLFGYGLAIQWQKAQSREQNFYTLGLRRLSVLFVFGFIHAVLIWWGDILMMYAFCGIFLLLLLRLSPLWLLVSAVIINGLMQVFMLFLVGIINFNTKVDDYLDIVSVEKAITAYGTGNWVDAFMQRLTDLSTQAGIGMWFAALFTILPYMLIGAAASKWRLVERAKELKWLWLTLAIAGLVIGVVIKSLPIMFTRTYLLDYLKTYIGGPVLSVGYIGIIVLLCLLPIAQKLLSPFAKLGRMTLTMYIMQSIIGTCLFYQFGFGWYGKVSVETGVLIAIGIIVVQMIIAEIWLSKWRQGPLEALWRKITYKKKVEAR; from the coding sequence GTGGAGCTAAAACCAACAATGTTGCAAGAACGAATCGCAACATTAGATATTTTACGAGGGATTAGTTTAGTGGGCATTTTACTCGTAAATATGTATACATTTTATTTGCCAATGCCACATATTGATTTGGCATCATGGTTTACAACGCCATCCGATATTGTTTGGCAGCAAAACATTGAAATTTATGTACAAGGAAGCTTTTACCCACTATTTGCAATGCTATTTGGTTATGGCCTTGCCATACAGTGGCAAAAGGCTCAAAGCCGTGAACAAAATTTTTATACGCTAGGACTTCGTAGACTTTCTGTATTGTTTGTCTTCGGTTTTATTCATGCCGTGCTGATTTGGTGGGGCGATATACTCATGATGTATGCATTTTGTGGCATATTTTTACTGCTTTTACTACGTTTAAGTCCCTTGTGGTTATTAGTCAGTGCTGTAATCATTAACGGTTTAATGCAGGTTTTCATGTTATTTTTAGTAGGCATTATTAATTTTAATACGAAGGTTGATGACTATTTAGATATTGTTTCGGTAGAGAAGGCAATTACTGCTTATGGTACAGGAAACTGGGTCGATGCCTTTATGCAACGCTTAACAGATCTCTCTACACAGGCAGGGATAGGGATGTGGTTTGCAGCTTTATTCACTATTTTACCTTATATGCTAATTGGTGCAGCGGCTTCTAAATGGCGTTTAGTGGAACGAGCTAAAGAATTAAAGTGGCTCTGGCTGACATTGGCGATAGCTGGATTAGTCATTGGTGTTGTTATTAAAAGTTTACCTATTATGTTTACGAGAACATATTTATTAGATTATTTAAAGACATACATAGGCGGTCCAGTCTTATCAGTAGGCTATATTGGCATCATTGTATTGCTTTGTTTATTGCCAATTGCACAAAAACTGCTCAGTCCATTTGCAAAATTAGGCCGAATGACATTAACGATGTATATTATGCAATCCATTATTGGAACTTGTCTATTCTATCAATTTGGCTTTGGCTGGTACGGTAAAGTAAGTGTTGAGACAGGGGTATTAATTGCCATTGGAATCATTGTAGTGCAAATGATCATTGCAGAAATTTGGCTATCTAAATGGAGACAAGGACCGTTAGAGGCATTATGGCGTAAAATAACTTATAAGAAAAAAGTGGAAGCACGATAA
- a CDS encoding AzlD domain-containing protein produces the protein MTTTTYMVWLIIGCALVTWLPRVIPFMFVRSVTLPDVVLKWLSFIPVCILSALVIENLLDTDSGKLVTLDWPVFVTFVPTLIIALITKSLSITVIAGVIIMAAVRFFM, from the coding sequence GTGACGACAACTACATATATGGTCTGGCTCATTATCGGCTGTGCCCTTGTTACATGGCTACCGCGTGTTATTCCCTTTATGTTCGTACGTAGTGTAACACTCCCCGATGTGGTGCTTAAATGGCTCAGTTTTATTCCTGTTTGTATTTTAAGTGCTCTTGTCATCGAAAACTTATTAGATACTGACAGTGGCAAATTGGTGACATTGGATTGGCCCGTTTTTGTTACATTTGTGCCAACACTAATTATTGCACTTATTACAAAAAGTTTGTCTATTACAGTTATTGCTGGCGTTATCATTATGGCAGCTGTACGATTTTTCATGTAA
- a CDS encoding CsbA family protein, whose amino-acid sequence MDVFGKMMLALFIPALLVLLFTRITYNRYVALVLAIALIAASVYAGYTSPSIIFVIDAFSLTVGFWLASKLKK is encoded by the coding sequence ATGGACGTTTTTGGAAAAATGATGTTAGCATTATTTATACCTGCTTTATTGGTGTTATTGTTTACAAGAATTACGTATAATCGCTATGTTGCATTAGTATTAGCGATTGCACTAATTGCTGCCTCTGTCTATGCAGGTTACACATCTCCATCAATTATTTTTGTCATTGATGCTTTTTCACTAACAGTCGGTTTTTGGCTAGCAAGTAAACTGAAGAAATAA
- the addA gene encoding helicase-exonuclease AddAB subunit AddA → MVQTIPAKPADVTWTDDQWKAIYASGQDTLVSAAAGSGKTAVLINRMIEKVIATENPINVDELLVVTFTNASAAEMRHRMSEALEKAIAENPTSNHLRRQLSLVNKAQISTLHSFCLAIVKQYAYLLDIDPGFRIANEAEIALLRDDILADVLEDAYDSEDEAQVQAIYRLVDSFTSDRDDQAIETLISKLYDTSRVHAEPLKWLLSLPKAYDLADDVTIDDLELSHYVKLTVRHSLEEAFVLISEMRAITLQPDGPAPYAETAEIDFAMIQEGIRISQEGTWQELFDYFATVKWSTLKRVSKDALVDVDLQELAKKKREAAKKIMNRMKETYFVRTPARLLEEIRLMAPTITTLVELTAAFSEQFRQAKLERGIIDFSDLEHYALQILTVEVEGELQPSPVALDMKKRFKEVLVDEYQDTNMLQETILQLVKTGEEQNGNLFMVGDVKQSIYRFRLAEPKLFMRKYSDFLETPEMTGMRIDLNANFRSRKEVLTATNYIFAQIMGERVGEILYDDNASLKPAAPYDEKEMPVELVVMHPPQEEETTEELEEMSNEATELEELKKSQYEARFIIDRIRQMMEDGTTVYDTKTKTERPLQYRDIVILMRSMTWSTDLVEEFKLAGIPLYAESSKGYFDALEVMIMLNVLKVVDNPYQDIPLASVLRAPFVGLTENELAKIRLADQKVPFYDALRQFIRSEGHGVQTTTFEKLQRFMLAFENWRDLARRGSLSDLIWKIYLDTHYYEMVGAMPNGKQRQANLRILHDRALMYEQTAFRGLFRFLRFIDRMRTRGDDLGTAKSIGEKDDVVRLVTIHSSKGLEYPVVFVAGMGRPFNKMDFHQPYLFDQDFGLAVKAIDPENRITYTSLPFLALKEKKELEMRAEEMRVLYVAMTRAKERLILVGSVKSWEKTLDYWQDAQNLPTDAPLQEYLRARANSYLDWIGPAVARHADFAAVATTSYKEMDDPSRWSVQAINTSHYSYEIQALADEVQQALEMPEDEALLAEITERFQAQYAYQKSTRKRSKTSVSEIKRLENLQRQEEPEYYFATPAKQTGSTIAPRPAFLQEQQLTGAEVGTAVHTVMQHVPQFGFHDMNEVNVFVKDLVARQLLTEAEGKVVPLAKIYHFFTTEIGQRFKKAKQIRREMPFTISRVDDDGDAQIVQGIIDCLFEDEYGNWVLLDYKTDRILPHFAQEPALSKEILGRYAVQLRVYSEAIESILHIKVSDKVLYLFDNEQTIHA, encoded by the coding sequence ATGGTACAAACAATTCCAGCAAAGCCGGCAGATGTCACATGGACAGATGATCAGTGGAAGGCGATTTATGCAAGTGGTCAAGATACGCTTGTATCTGCTGCAGCAGGTTCTGGGAAAACGGCCGTACTAATTAATCGTATGATTGAAAAGGTCATTGCTACTGAAAATCCCATCAATGTAGATGAACTATTGGTAGTGACCTTTACGAATGCTTCAGCTGCTGAAATGCGCCATCGTATGTCAGAGGCATTAGAAAAGGCTATAGCAGAAAACCCGACATCCAATCATTTAAGACGGCAGCTCAGTCTGGTCAATAAAGCGCAAATCTCCACACTGCATTCCTTCTGTTTAGCCATTGTGAAGCAATACGCCTACTTGCTTGATATTGATCCAGGCTTCCGTATCGCCAATGAAGCGGAAATTGCTTTATTAAGAGATGATATTTTAGCGGATGTTTTAGAGGATGCTTACGATTCAGAGGACGAAGCTCAAGTGCAGGCAATCTATCGTCTTGTCGATAGCTTTACGTCGGATCGTGATGATCAAGCCATCGAAACGTTGATTAGTAAACTTTATGATACTTCTCGTGTACATGCGGAGCCTTTAAAGTGGTTGCTAAGTCTACCGAAAGCCTATGATTTAGCAGATGATGTGACCATTGATGATTTAGAGTTATCTCATTATGTCAAATTAACCGTTCGACATAGCTTGGAAGAAGCTTTTGTTTTAATTTCAGAAATGCGAGCGATAACCTTACAGCCGGATGGACCTGCCCCCTATGCTGAAACGGCAGAAATTGATTTTGCTATGATTCAAGAGGGGATACGTATTAGTCAAGAAGGGACATGGCAGGAGCTGTTTGATTATTTTGCAACGGTCAAATGGTCCACATTGAAACGAGTATCTAAGGATGCTTTAGTAGATGTAGATTTACAAGAGCTTGCCAAGAAAAAACGTGAAGCAGCCAAAAAAATAATGAATAGAATGAAAGAAACATATTTTGTTCGTACACCTGCACGCTTGCTTGAGGAAATAAGATTAATGGCACCAACAATTACCACATTAGTGGAGCTGACTGCTGCGTTTAGTGAACAATTCCGACAAGCTAAGTTAGAACGGGGTATCATTGATTTTTCAGATTTAGAGCATTATGCCCTGCAAATTTTAACGGTCGAAGTAGAAGGCGAGCTTCAGCCATCTCCAGTTGCGCTAGATATGAAAAAACGTTTTAAAGAAGTTCTTGTGGATGAATATCAAGATACAAATATGCTACAGGAAACGATTTTACAGCTTGTCAAAACAGGTGAGGAGCAGAATGGCAACTTATTTATGGTTGGTGACGTGAAACAAAGTATTTATCGCTTCCGTTTAGCTGAACCAAAACTCTTCATGCGAAAATATAGTGATTTTTTAGAGACGCCTGAAATGACAGGAATGCGAATTGATTTAAATGCTAACTTTCGAAGTCGTAAAGAAGTGTTGACTGCTACGAACTATATATTTGCACAAATAATGGGCGAGCGTGTGGGTGAGATTCTTTATGATGACAATGCATCATTAAAGCCAGCTGCTCCTTATGATGAGAAAGAAATGCCCGTAGAACTTGTCGTGATGCATCCGCCACAGGAAGAGGAAACAACAGAAGAGCTAGAGGAAATGAGCAATGAAGCCACAGAGCTAGAGGAATTGAAAAAATCACAATATGAGGCGCGCTTTATTATTGATCGTATTCGACAGATGATGGAGGATGGCACAACTGTTTATGATACGAAAACAAAGACAGAACGGCCCCTACAATATCGTGATATTGTAATTCTAATGCGCTCTATGACATGGTCAACAGATTTAGTGGAGGAATTTAAGTTAGCAGGGATTCCATTATATGCAGAATCCTCTAAAGGGTATTTTGATGCTCTTGAAGTGATGATAATGTTAAATGTCTTGAAGGTTGTTGATAATCCCTATCAGGATATTCCATTAGCTTCTGTACTACGTGCACCATTTGTTGGTTTAACGGAAAATGAGCTGGCGAAAATACGGTTAGCCGATCAAAAGGTACCTTTCTATGACGCTTTACGCCAATTTATTCGTAGTGAAGGACATGGAGTGCAAACCACTACGTTTGAGAAGCTGCAACGCTTTATGCTAGCCTTTGAAAATTGGCGAGATTTAGCACGTCGTGGATCATTGTCAGATTTAATTTGGAAGATTTATTTAGATACACACTATTATGAAATGGTTGGGGCAATGCCAAATGGTAAGCAGCGTCAGGCCAATCTACGTATCTTACATGATCGTGCACTAATGTATGAGCAGACTGCGTTTCGTGGATTATTCCGCTTTTTACGCTTTATTGATCGGATGCGAACGCGTGGGGATGATTTAGGCACTGCCAAATCCATTGGTGAAAAGGATGATGTGGTACGCCTTGTGACGATTCACTCTTCAAAAGGATTGGAATATCCTGTAGTCTTTGTCGCAGGTATGGGACGTCCGTTTAACAAAATGGATTTCCATCAACCTTATTTATTCGACCAAGACTTTGGCCTTGCGGTAAAGGCCATTGACCCGGAAAATCGTATCACGTATACATCGTTACCGTTTTTAGCATTGAAGGAAAAAAAGGAGCTGGAAATGCGTGCAGAGGAAATGCGAGTTTTATATGTAGCTATGACGCGTGCAAAGGAGCGACTGATTTTAGTGGGCTCTGTAAAGAGTTGGGAGAAAACGCTTGATTACTGGCAGGATGCGCAAAATTTACCGACAGATGCACCGCTTCAGGAATATTTACGTGCCAGAGCTAATAGTTATTTGGACTGGATAGGCCCAGCGGTAGCAAGGCATGCAGATTTTGCGGCTGTTGCAACTACTTCGTATAAAGAAATGGATGACCCTTCTCGTTGGTCGGTACAAGCTATCAATACGAGCCATTATTCGTATGAAATACAAGCATTGGCTGATGAGGTACAACAGGCACTTGAGATGCCTGAGGATGAGGCATTGTTGGCAGAAATAACGGAACGTTTCCAAGCACAGTATGCCTATCAAAAATCCACAAGAAAACGCTCCAAAACATCGGTAAGTGAAATTAAGCGTTTAGAAAATCTACAGCGCCAGGAGGAACCGGAATATTACTTTGCGACTCCAGCCAAGCAAACAGGCTCTACTATTGCGCCTCGACCAGCTTTTTTACAGGAGCAACAGCTAACGGGTGCTGAAGTTGGAACAGCTGTACACACAGTGATGCAGCATGTCCCACAGTTTGGCTTTCATGATATGAACGAAGTAAACGTGTTTGTAAAAGATTTAGTAGCAAGACAGCTTTTAACAGAGGCGGAAGGAAAAGTGGTTCCACTAGCGAAAATTTATCATTTCTTTACTACAGAAATCGGACAACGCTTCAAAAAAGCAAAGCAGATACGTAGGGAAATGCCCTTTACCATTAGTCGAGTAGATGACGATGGCGATGCACAAATTGTGCAGGGGATTATCGACTGTTTATTTGAGGATGAGTATGGTAATTGGGTATTGCTAGATTATAAAACAGATCGTATTCTGCCGCATTTTGCACAGGAGCCGGCTTTGTCAAAGGAAATACTAGGTCGTTATGCGGTTCAGCTTCGTGTTTATAGTGAGGCAATTGAATCCATTCTACACATTAAAGTAAGCGATAAAGTGTTATATTTATTCGATAATGAACAGACCATTCATGCTTAA
- the addB gene encoding helicase-exonuclease AddAB subunit AddB, with translation MTLRIVSGRSGTGKSAFIHQEIVEQLKTDPLGHPIFIIVPDQMSYSTEYELTNKHGLQGLIRAQVMTFKRLAWLVLQETGGIARKEVNGYGYRMLIRKLLEEQKSEFSLFRQAAGKRGFTEEIEALLKEFSRYSVNSSVLAEVTESLKALDAPNTLQAKTNDLHVVLQALEERLGTTYVDSEGYYPILTEQLKYAETMKQATIYIDGFTAFTVRELELVRELLKVTKQVTVVLPFDHIDEAFDEQALFHEAALTNQRLHDIANEEGIDVDFPLHFYHARRFHSDDLQHVEANFANLMSKTKETSGDVMVLEASNRRAEVHAIAREITKLTKEDGYRYQDIVLLYRQADLYDPLITSIFQQYDIPIFTNTKKSMLHHPLIELSRSALEIMTSNWKYEPVFRSVKTDLFFPLQAELTIWRERADRLENYCLAQGIYGERWFEEARWFYKKYRGLEFHSRVQTDEERAMQAEIEAIRDEIRQPLKNLQDKLEAAQTGREIATALFELVEALQVYDKLQAMKDRELDRGDALAASEHDQAWNEWIAVLDQFVYMFGEQEMTVEEAAKILDEGFDTLEFSRIPPTLDEVMVATVDLARLSNIKVAFVVGMNDGIYPTRMEYEGLLSDSEREWFSQIGYELAPTSTNRLLQENFLIYRAVTTPSNKLYLSYPTADEEGKALLPSLYIKKIIGNDKAPGLFSDVAIERVVIDPIELLDGDVLPYLRHPRTALAHLMIQLRQAEHSRELAPEWLALQKFYKQDPYWTLIFERVRYPITHKNEAEPLETYITQELYGQKLTSSVSRIEKYFRCPFSHFTTYGLRLEERAEYRLETFAMGDLFHEALKWITEETHRQQLSWIRLTKQQIKQLARQAVEQIVPVFSHQILLSSARYRYIQRKLIRIVERTMTALTQHANVSHFKPIAIEASFGPGQHEQLPPLEIDLTGGKKMFMRGRIDRVDSATIDDRSYLRIVDYKSSARDLDLNEVYYGLSLQVLTYLDVAMENSSYWLPGQTEPAGVLYVHVHNPMLKLDKDLTDSEIEEDRLKQYKMKGLLSENAEAILSMDEQLEESSGHSKIIPVYMKKDGTPSESQSRIVPVNDMKKLQHFVRRKHQEAGNGILSGDTAISPYKLKAKTACDYCQFAAVCQFDPSDGKQSYRQLMQAKPNDIVDKIRKEVE, from the coding sequence ATGACATTACGTATTGTTTCAGGACGATCGGGAACAGGGAAATCGGCATTTATTCATCAGGAAATTGTTGAACAACTTAAGACGGATCCATTAGGGCATCCAATTTTCATCATTGTTCCTGACCAGATGTCCTATTCTACGGAATATGAGCTGACGAATAAGCATGGTTTACAAGGTTTGATTCGGGCACAGGTGATGACATTTAAGCGTTTAGCGTGGTTAGTCTTACAGGAGACAGGTGGTATCGCACGTAAAGAAGTAAATGGCTATGGTTACCGAATGCTCATTCGTAAACTTCTAGAGGAACAGAAAAGTGAGTTTTCTTTATTCCGACAAGCAGCAGGAAAACGAGGTTTTACAGAGGAAATAGAAGCCCTTCTAAAAGAATTTAGTCGCTATAGCGTCAATAGTTCCGTCTTGGCAGAAGTAACGGAATCTTTGAAGGCACTTGATGCTCCCAACACCTTACAAGCAAAAACGAATGATTTACATGTCGTTTTGCAGGCATTAGAGGAACGACTTGGTACAACATATGTCGACAGTGAGGGCTATTACCCTATTTTAACAGAACAATTGAAGTATGCTGAAACGATGAAGCAAGCGACAATTTATATTGATGGTTTTACGGCCTTCACTGTACGAGAATTAGAATTAGTTCGAGAGTTATTAAAGGTAACGAAGCAAGTAACTGTTGTTCTTCCTTTTGACCATATAGATGAGGCTTTTGATGAGCAGGCACTATTTCATGAAGCAGCTTTAACAAATCAACGACTCCATGATATCGCTAATGAAGAGGGCATTGATGTTGATTTTCCATTACATTTTTATCATGCTAGAAGATTTCATTCTGATGATTTACAGCATGTAGAGGCTAATTTTGCTAATTTAATGTCTAAAACGAAAGAAACCTCAGGAGATGTCATGGTACTTGAAGCATCAAATCGTCGAGCGGAGGTACATGCGATTGCCCGGGAAATAACTAAATTGACAAAAGAAGACGGATATCGCTATCAGGATATTGTACTTTTATATAGACAAGCAGATCTCTATGATCCACTTATCACAAGTATTTTCCAACAATATGATATTCCTATTTTCACAAATACTAAAAAGTCGATGCTACACCATCCATTAATAGAGTTAAGTCGGTCTGCATTAGAGATCATGACATCTAATTGGAAGTATGAACCGGTCTTTCGCAGTGTAAAAACCGATTTGTTTTTCCCGCTCCAAGCTGAACTAACAATTTGGCGCGAACGAGCGGATCGATTGGAAAACTATTGTTTGGCACAGGGGATCTATGGCGAACGTTGGTTTGAGGAGGCTCGTTGGTTTTATAAAAAGTATCGGGGACTAGAATTCCATTCACGTGTACAAACAGATGAAGAGCGTGCAATGCAGGCAGAAATCGAGGCTATTCGAGATGAAATTCGCCAACCATTAAAGAATTTACAGGACAAGCTTGAAGCTGCGCAAACTGGTAGGGAAATTGCCACTGCCTTATTTGAACTAGTGGAGGCATTACAGGTTTATGACAAGCTTCAGGCGATGAAAGACCGTGAGCTTGATCGAGGCGACGCTTTAGCAGCGAGTGAGCACGACCAAGCTTGGAATGAATGGATTGCAGTCCTCGATCAATTCGTCTATATGTTTGGTGAGCAGGAGATGACTGTGGAGGAAGCAGCCAAAATTCTTGATGAAGGCTTTGATACATTAGAATTTTCTCGAATTCCACCAACCCTAGATGAGGTCATGGTAGCGACTGTTGATTTGGCTCGTCTTTCTAATATAAAGGTTGCCTTTGTTGTAGGGATGAATGATGGTATTTATCCAACACGAATGGAATATGAGGGCTTATTGTCAGATTCAGAGCGTGAATGGTTTAGTCAAATTGGCTATGAGCTTGCACCAACCTCTACCAATCGTTTATTACAGGAAAATTTCTTAATCTATCGTGCAGTTACGACACCTTCTAATAAGCTTTATTTGTCGTATCCAACAGCAGATGAAGAGGGAAAGGCACTGCTACCTTCTTTATATATCAAGAAAATAATTGGTAATGACAAGGCGCCAGGTCTATTTAGTGATGTTGCTATAGAGCGAGTGGTTATTGATCCGATTGAATTACTGGATGGAGATGTTTTACCTTATTTACGCCATCCACGTACCGCATTAGCCCACCTTATGATACAGCTACGTCAAGCAGAGCATAGTCGTGAATTAGCACCTGAATGGCTAGCATTACAAAAATTTTATAAACAAGATCCTTATTGGACACTTATTTTTGAGCGTGTACGCTATCCGATTACACATAAAAATGAGGCTGAGCCACTTGAAACCTATATCACACAGGAGTTATACGGACAAAAGCTTACATCAAGTGTGTCACGAATAGAGAAATATTTTAGATGTCCATTTTCTCATTTCACTACGTATGGTCTACGTTTAGAAGAGCGTGCAGAGTATCGCTTGGAAACTTTTGCAATGGGTGATTTATTCCATGAGGCGTTAAAGTGGATTACAGAGGAAACACATAGACAACAGCTTTCATGGATACGTTTGACGAAGCAGCAAATTAAACAATTAGCACGGCAAGCAGTCGAGCAAATTGTACCTGTTTTTTCACATCAAATCTTATTATCTAGTGCCCGCTATCGCTATATTCAGCGGAAGCTTATTCGTATTGTTGAACGCACGATGACGGCATTGACACAGCATGCTAATGTATCTCATTTTAAACCTATTGCCATTGAGGCATCGTTTGGCCCAGGGCAACATGAACAGCTACCACCACTTGAAATTGATTTGACTGGTGGGAAGAAAATGTTTATGCGAGGACGTATCGATAGAGTGGATAGTGCAACGATAGATGATCGCTCTTATTTGCGGATTGTTGATTATAAATCTTCAGCCCGTGATTTAGATTTAAACGAGGTTTATTATGGATTATCTTTACAGGTCCTTACTTATTTAGATGTGGCGATGGAAAATAGCTCTTATTGGTTACCAGGTCAAACAGAGCCAGCAGGGGTACTGTATGTGCATGTGCATAATCCAATGCTAAAACTAGATAAGGATTTAACGGATAGTGAAATAGAAGAAGATCGTTTAAAGCAATACAAAATGAAGGGCCTACTTTCAGAAAATGCTGAGGCCATTTTATCGATGGACGAGCAACTAGAAGAAAGTAGCGGCCACTCTAAAATCATTCCTGTTTATATGAAAAAAGATGGGACACCATCTGAATCACAATCACGTATTGTCCCAGTAAATGATATGAAAAAGCTACAGCATTTCGTTCGTCGTAAACATCAGGAGGCAGGCAATGGTATTTTGTCTGGTGATACAGCTATCAGCCCCTATAAATTAAAGGCAAAAACAGCATGTGATTATTGTCAATTTGCTGCAGTTTGTCAATTTGATCCGTCTGATGGTAAACAAAGCTATCGTCAATTGATGCAAGCGAAACCGAATGACATTGTTGATAAAATTCGGAAGGAGGTAGAATAG
- a CDS encoding AzlC family ABC transporter permease, translating into MTSTTELHQNTTSSSNDSFLQGVKDCVPTLLGYISIGLAFGVVGSASGLSVLEIALLTILVYAGSAQFIFCALLLTSSPASAIIVTIFVVNLRHLLMSLTLAPHFTRYSMLRNVGFGTLLTDETFGVAVTKQMQTSKLYGKWMDGLNITAYSFWILSCVTGAFLGQWVAHPEKWGLDFALIAMFVALLVLQLSSVGKSKIMHYIKLIGYMAVIMYGLSYIVPSHVAVLLATIIVATIGVVTDK; encoded by the coding sequence ATGACAAGTACAACAGAGCTTCATCAGAATACAACAAGCTCTTCCAACGATAGCTTTTTACAAGGTGTGAAAGATTGTGTACCAACATTACTCGGTTATATTAGTATAGGACTTGCATTCGGTGTTGTAGGTTCCGCTTCTGGTTTATCTGTCCTTGAAATCGCACTTTTAACGATCCTTGTTTATGCTGGATCTGCACAATTTATTTTTTGTGCGCTTCTCTTAACAAGTAGTCCTGCTTCTGCTATTATTGTAACCATTTTTGTCGTCAATCTACGCCATTTATTAATGAGTTTAACATTAGCACCTCATTTTACGCGCTATTCCATGCTAAGAAATGTTGGCTTTGGTACATTATTAACAGATGAAACATTTGGCGTAGCCGTAACAAAGCAAATGCAAACAAGCAAATTATACGGCAAATGGATGGATGGACTAAACATTACTGCCTACTCTTTCTGGATTCTTTCCTGTGTTACTGGTGCCTTTTTAGGTCAGTGGGTAGCCCACCCTGAAAAATGGGGCTTAGATTTTGCGTTAATTGCCATGTTTGTTGCGCTATTAGTTCTACAATTGAGCAGCGTTGGCAAAAGTAAAATCATGCATTATATTAAATTAATCGGCTATATGGCGGTCATTATGTATGGTCTTTCTTATATAGTACCTTCGCATGTGGCTGTGCTGCTAGCAACAATCATTGTCGCAACAATTGGGGTGGTGACGGATAAGTGA
- a CDS encoding helix-turn-helix domain-containing protein, whose amino-acid sequence MEQMSRNLAFQLKKIRQQRHLSLDDVAKETGVSKAQLAQIEKGEANPTVSTIWKIAAGMRISFSSLLQPPTAHFTRYSSKDVPHVDEDEGRYRVYSIIPYNPERGWEFYKVEMEPGAVSRSEAHTEGVEETIMVIKGQAVISAGDMHELLEEGDTLVFSGHQPHEYRNTSDELTIFHLILQYK is encoded by the coding sequence GTGGAACAAATGAGCCGGAATTTAGCATTTCAATTAAAAAAAATTAGACAGCAGCGTCATTTAAGCCTAGATGATGTAGCAAAAGAAACAGGCGTTAGTAAAGCGCAGCTTGCCCAAATTGAAAAAGGAGAGGCCAACCCAACTGTGTCGACGATTTGGAAAATTGCTGCAGGGATGCGTATTTCATTTTCTTCTTTATTGCAGCCACCAACAGCCCATTTCACACGTTATAGCAGTAAAGATGTGCCACATGTCGATGAGGACGAGGGGCGCTATCGAGTGTATTCTATCATTCCGTATAACCCGGAGCGGGGTTGGGAATTCTATAAGGTTGAAATGGAGCCAGGAGCCGTTAGCAGGAGTGAAGCTCATACAGAAGGGGTAGAAGAAACTATAATGGTCATCAAGGGACAAGCAGTTATTTCTGCTGGAGATATGCATGAATTACTGGAAGAAGGGGATACACTAGTATTCTCAGGGCATCAGCCCCATGAATATCGAAATACGTCAGATGAGCTAACTATTTTTCATTTAATTTTACAGTATAAATAG